Proteins encoded by one window of Aspergillus puulaauensis MK2 DNA, chromosome 4, nearly complete sequence:
- the PLR1_4 gene encoding pyridoxine 4-dehydrogenase (COG:C;~EggNog:ENOG410PHVT), producing MPTRPSSASRVVSTPKRTNSTPRPRTPGGYWTPASRSSRAARRSTCSSSGVIDKEYVQTGKIGGIVLSEVRAETIHEAVKYTKIMGVEVELSIFTPDILDNGVAAACA from the coding sequence ATGCCGACAAGGCCGTCCTCAGCATCAAGAGTGGTCTCAACCCCGAAACGCACAAACTCGACGCCTCGCCCGAGAACGCCCGGCGGATACTGGACGCCTGCATCGCGCAGCTCAAGGGCCGCAAGAAGATCGACATGTTCGAGTTCTGGCGTCATCGACAAGGAGTACGTCCAGACCGGCAAGATCGGAGGGATTGTCCTGTCTGAGGTGCGCGCCGAAACCATCCACGAGGCTGTCAAGTATACCAAGATTATGGGTGTCGAAGTGGAGCTTTCCATATTCACGCCTGATATCTTGGATAATGGCGTC